From a single Deltaproteobacteria bacterium genomic region:
- a CDS encoding GTP-binding protein, with product MDVVACREAVNLRNIAIIAHVDHGKTTLVDAMLWQSGTFRANQDIRERVLDSMDLEREKGITIMAKNASVTYAGVKINIADTPGHVDFGGE from the coding sequence ATGGACGTTGTCGCTTGCCGCGAGGCGGTGAATCTTCGCAACATCGCGATCATCGCACACGTCGACCACGGCAAGACCACGCTGGTGGACGCTATGCTGTGGCAAAGCGGAACGTTCCGAGCGAACCAGGACATCCGCGAGCGGGTGCTGGACTCCATGGACCTCGAGCGCGAGAAGGGCATCACGATCATGGCGAAGAACGCCTCCGTGACCTACGCAGGGGTCAAGATCAACATCGCCGACACCCCGGGCCACGTGGATTTCGGCGGCGAGG